The following coding sequences lie in one Serinus canaria isolate serCan28SL12 chromosome 12, serCan2020, whole genome shotgun sequence genomic window:
- the LOC127060066 gene encoding histone H1.10 — protein sequence MSVDLEESDLPMAEAEEAPLSPEKKAAAKKAKGGGGASLSPSKKRKNNKKKNQPGKYSQLVVETIRKLGERNGSSLAKIYNEAKKVAWFDQQNGRTYLKYSIKALVQNDTLLQVKGTGANGSFKLNRKKLEGGGEGGAGNSAHKSLKKATVSSTRRAEKPAAKSKKPEKKSHKKGAGGAAAKKDKGKAKKATKKGAASPGGKKVKKSAKPKALKSRKA from the coding sequence ATGTCGGTAGACCTAGAAGAATCCGATCTGCCCATGGCCGAGGCAGAGGAAGCGCCGCTCTCCCCGGAGAAGAAAGCGGCTGCTAAGAAGGCGAAAGGAGGCGGCGGCGCCTCGTTGTCGCCATCgaagaaaaggaagaacaacAAGAAGAAGAACCAGCCGGGCAAATACAGCCAGCTAGTGGTGGAGACGATCCGCAAGCTGGGCGAGCGCAATGGCTCCTCTCTGGCCAAGATCTATAACGAGGCCAAGAAAGTGGCTTGGTTCGACCAGCAGAACGGCAGGACTTACCTGAAGTACTCCATCAAGGCACTGGTACAGAACGACACGCTGCTCCAGGTCAAGGGCACCGGCGCCAACGGCTCCTTCAAGCTCAACAGGAAGAAGCTGGAaggcggcggggaggggggcGCGGGCAACAGCGCCCACAAGTCCCTCAAGAAGGCGACGGTCTCCTCGACCCGGAGGGCGGAGAAACCGGCGGCCAAGAGCAAGAAGCCCGAGAAGAAATCGCACAAGAAGGGAGCCGGCGGTGCGGCGGCGAAGAAGGACAAGGGCAAAGCTAAGAAGGCCACCAAGAAGGGAGCCGCGTCCCCCGGGGGCAAGAAGGTGAAGAAGTCGGCAAAGCCCAAGGCGCTCAAGAGCCGGAAGGCATGA